In Promicromonospora sp. Populi, one genomic interval encodes:
- the sigK gene encoding ECF RNA polymerase sigma factor SigK, with the protein MASPPVRTSSRDTVDALLTACAGGDPAAFAPVYDALGPVAYGASLGVLRDPDHAAEVTQEVMVEVWQTAARFDATRGSARTWVATLARRRAVDRVRSEQARRDRDQRDTDLRMGESVRDVVVEDVERNLEGSAVRRCIEGLTPTQREAVVVAYYGGLTYREVAEQLDAALPTVKSRIRDGLNRLRDCLGVRHG; encoded by the coding sequence GTGGCATCACCACCAGTCCGGACCTCGTCGCGCGACACCGTCGACGCACTCCTCACGGCGTGCGCCGGGGGAGACCCCGCGGCGTTCGCCCCGGTGTACGACGCGCTGGGGCCGGTAGCCTACGGCGCGTCACTCGGCGTCCTGCGCGACCCCGATCATGCGGCAGAGGTGACCCAGGAGGTGATGGTGGAGGTGTGGCAGACAGCAGCACGGTTCGACGCGACCCGCGGCTCCGCCCGGACCTGGGTCGCGACGCTCGCGCGTCGGCGCGCCGTCGACCGCGTGCGGTCGGAGCAGGCGCGCCGGGACCGTGACCAGCGGGACACGGACCTGCGGATGGGGGAGTCGGTCCGCGACGTCGTGGTCGAGGACGTCGAGCGGAACCTCGAGGGTTCGGCCGTGCGCCGCTGCATCGAGGGCCTGACCCCGACCCAGCGTGAGGCGGTGGTGGTCGCGTACTACGGCGGCCTCACCTACCGCGAGGTCGCCGAGCAGCTTGACGCCGCGCTGCCCACTGTGAAGAGCAGGATCCGCGACGGCCTCAACCGGCTCCGCGACTGCCTGGGGGTGCGTCATGGCTGA
- the manD gene encoding D-mannonate dehydratase ManD — MKIVDAKVVVTSPGRNFVTLQITTDDGVTGLGDATLNGRELAVVSYLRDHVAPLLIGRDPHRIEDAWQFLYRGAYWRRGPVTMAAIAAVDVALWDIKAKVAGLPLYQLLGGASRDRIRAYGHANGSSLPEIFDSVRSLQERGYRSIRIQSGVPGLKSVYGVHTTTSDDASAPDLLAQPAVEDWDTAAYLRYIPKVFEAVRNEFGPDLPLLHDAHHRLSPIEAARLGKDLEPYDLFWLEDCTPAEDQEALRLVRRHTTTPLAIGEVFNTVFDYQTLIDERLIDYVRSAVTHFGGVSPMKKLFDYAGQRGIKSAIHGPEDISPVGMAAALHLDLAIHNFGIQEYSGHTDLTNEVFRHAYTFDDGYLHPGEVPGIGVELDEELAAAHPYSPGYLPINRLKDGTLHDW, encoded by the coding sequence ATGAAGATCGTCGACGCGAAGGTCGTCGTCACCTCGCCCGGCCGTAACTTCGTCACCCTCCAGATCACCACGGACGACGGTGTGACCGGACTCGGCGACGCCACCCTCAACGGGCGCGAGCTCGCCGTGGTCAGCTACCTGCGCGACCACGTCGCGCCGCTGCTGATCGGGCGCGACCCGCACCGCATCGAGGACGCCTGGCAGTTCCTGTACCGGGGCGCCTACTGGCGCCGCGGTCCGGTGACCATGGCCGCGATCGCCGCGGTCGACGTCGCGCTGTGGGACATCAAGGCGAAGGTCGCGGGCCTGCCGCTGTACCAGCTGCTCGGCGGTGCCAGCCGCGACCGGATCCGCGCCTACGGGCACGCGAACGGCTCCAGCCTGCCCGAGATCTTCGACTCGGTCCGGTCGCTGCAGGAGCGGGGCTACCGCAGCATCCGCATCCAGAGCGGGGTCCCCGGCCTCAAGTCGGTCTACGGCGTCCACACGACGACGTCGGACGACGCCTCAGCGCCGGACCTGCTCGCTCAGCCCGCCGTGGAGGACTGGGACACGGCCGCGTACCTGCGGTACATCCCGAAGGTCTTCGAGGCGGTGCGCAACGAGTTCGGCCCCGACCTGCCGCTGCTGCACGACGCGCACCACCGGCTGTCCCCGATCGAGGCCGCCCGCCTCGGCAAGGACCTGGAGCCCTACGACCTGTTCTGGCTGGAGGACTGCACACCCGCCGAGGACCAGGAGGCGCTGCGGCTCGTGCGCCGGCACACCACTACGCCGCTCGCGATCGGCGAGGTGTTCAACACCGTGTTCGACTACCAGACGCTCATCGACGAACGGCTCATCGACTACGTGCGCTCCGCCGTCACGCACTTCGGCGGTGTGAGCCCGATGAAGAAGCTGTTCGACTACGCAGGGCAGCGCGGGATCAAGAGCGCCATCCACGGGCCGGAGGACATCTCGCCGGTCGGCATGGCGGCCGCGCTCCACCTGGACCTGGCGATCCACAACTTCGGCATCCAGGAGTACTCGGGGCACACGGACCTCACCAACGAGGTCTTCCGGCACGCCTACACGTTCGACGACGGCTACCTGCATCCGGGCGAGGTGCCCGGCATCGGCGTCGAGCTGGACGAGGAGCTGGCTGCCGCCCACCCCTACAGCCCGGGCTACCTGCCGATCAACCGCCTGAAGGACGGCACGCTCCACGACTGGTGA